A genomic window from Salvia hispanica cultivar TCC Black 2014 chromosome 5, UniMelb_Shisp_WGS_1.0, whole genome shotgun sequence includes:
- the LOC125189428 gene encoding zeatin O-glucosyltransferase-like: protein MGHHHHPTANQAPVAVVAVPLPAQGHLNQMLHLSSLISSYGLPVYYACSALHNRQARARIHASNDAVSQIHFHDFPTPPFLSPLPNPNSTTKFPTQLLPAMEATLTLRPLFAAFLQELAGKFKRVAVVHDSWMSYVVQDVAAIHNAESYELVCISAFSTISFISGFLGLPFPLPHPNELPPFQDWMSDEANSFAALQSELSDFRSGCIYNTSGLIEAPYLQVLEKDERNKSRPIWGIGPIFPKSIPILQNQHECLNWLDKQDPNSVIYVSFGTTVSLADDQIKEIAEGLAQSGVKFLWVLRDADKGDVFDGDVRRAELPEGFGEGEEGMVVREWAPQPQILAHPAVGGFMSHCGWNSCVESMTAGVAIAAWPMHSDQPSNAALVADIQTMNEKKILIKLNHRKDVP, encoded by the coding sequence ATGGGCCATCACCACCACCCCACCGCCAACCAAGCTCCAGTAGCCGTGGTGGCCGTGCCGTTGCCGGCTCAAGGCCACCTCAACCAGATGCTGCACCTCTCCTCACTCATCTCCTCCTACGGCCTCCCAGTCTACTACGCCTGCTCCGCCCTCCACAACCGCCAAGCCCGAGCCCGCATCCACGCCTCAAACGACGCCGTCTCCCAAATCCACTTCCACGACTTCCCCACCCCACCCTTCCTCTCCCCTCTCCCCAACCCCAACTCCACAACCAAATTCCCCACGCAGCTTCTCCCAGCGATGGAGGCCACCCTCACCCTCCGCCCCCTCTTCGCCGCCTTCCTCCAGGAATTGGCGGGAAAATTCAAAAGAGTCGCCGTCGTCCACGACTCGTGGATGTCGTACGTGGTTCAAGACGTTGCGGCTATCCACAACGCCGAATCTTACGAGCTCGTCTGCATCTCTGCCTTCTCCACCATCTCCTTCATCTCCGGATTTCTAGGGCTTCCTTTCCCTCTCCCCCATCCGAATGAATTGCCCCCTTTCCAAGATTGGATGTCGGATGAGGCAAACAGCTTCGCTGCTCTCCAATCAGAGCTCTCCGATTTCAGATCTGGATGCATCTACAACACCTCCGGATTGATCGAAGCACCTTATCTCCAAGTTTTAGAGAAAGACGAGAGGAACAAGAGCAGGCCTATTTGGGGAATAGGACCCATTTTTCCTAAATCAATACCAATTTTACAAAATCAGCACGAATGCTTAAATTGGCTCGATAAGCAGGATCCGAATTCCGTGATCTACGTCTCGTTTGGGACGACGGTCTCGTTGGCAGACGATCAGATCAAGGAGATTGCCGAGGGGCTAGCGCAGAGCGGGGTGAAGTTCCTTTGGGTGCTGAGAGATGCCGATAAAGGCGACGTGTTCGATGGAGACGTGAGGAGGGCCGAGCTGCCGGAAGGGTTTGGGGAGGGAGAGGAGGGGATGGTGGTGAGAGAATGGGCGCCGCAGCCGCAGATACTGGCGCATCCGGCGGTGGGGGGGTTCATGAGCCACTGCGGGTGGAATTCGTGCGTGGAGAGCATGACGGCGGGGGTGGCGATCGCGGCGTGGCCTATGCATTCCGACCAGCCGAGCAACGCCGCGCTGGTTGCGGAT